The segment TTTTACctctttaaataaataaatcaaccgAAAacaattatttaacccaaaactTCATTGCTAATAGCCTAATACACATGATAATAATCCATAAAGACACATGGGCAAACATAACTTCTCGTTTAAGGACATTGAAATGAAGTAGACGAGTCAAACCGACATTTGTACATAAGAAAACAAGTGAAAATAAAAACGGAAAATTTGTCATTTCACATTGGTAGTTGGTACAATGTCGGCaaatttctttctatttttctcCGAGACATTCACTTCAAGCCCTGCTGTCCCGGTTGGCGTGGCCTATTATCATCCACACTTTAAGCGGCGGTCACTATGTAGAGATAGGTGGATAACAGTTTTCACAATATTTTCCAATAAGAGTAATTGTTATGACTCGAAGTAGGTTATATTTAAAACAGTAAATACTATCATTGAGTTAATGTATAGACGAGGGAAACAAAGAGTTACCCACTAAtatcttttaattcaaaaatacTTGTTATATATTTGTTTGTATTTTAAgaagtttataattaattatttttaaggttaaaagttaagttataaattttaataagagtttaaatatatttttatcattatattaattattattttataatttttaaaaattaaataaacattaaatcattttgatgaattaaaatataattttatcattattaatttataattttatatattttaaaggtAAAATGTATTTTTTAAGGAAGACCTTACTCCTCTCATAAGACTCCTAATCATGATATCAAATTAATTATCGAAGATCTTCTAAAACATTTGAACTCGGATCGTGAAACTCTACAACCAAaatttaattaacaatattacttacatttttatattttgaagaTACACTTTTACTATTTCatcaataattattattttttataaaaatattgcttaatcttaatttttatattattcttaTTCTTTTCATCCATAGTCATAATACTGATTTATTTTTTGTAGATGGACACATCacacatttatatatttatgtattgttcatattttaattttcattttatctAATTGATATTGTTAAAATAATTTACAATATGCCacatattatcattatttttatcataataatatttaaagtatatttaaataaatttggcATCTAAAATTTGTTGTAGGCAGGGTTTAACCCATTCGTATATTTGCATTATTTTATGTTACTTATTTCATTGTTTTGGATTAGTATTTAAggtagtttttttaaaatttcattaaaaatatatatattttaaaaagaacATTAGATAATTCGTTGAGATCTTTATGTAGTGCATTTAGAGCAAAATCAAGAGGTTGAGACCAACAATGAACGTCAAAGTCCATTCTTTCTGCAGCCTTTGCTAAGCAATTAACTACCATATTGTATGTAtttgtattttttaatatttttttaatattttactataccccTATAAGACACTTATCAATCCCTTTGACTCTATTTTTAGAATCTAAAGACTCTACTAATAGTGTACCAAATAATTTTTCGTATTGTTTAATGTTACTTATCGTGCTATATAGTAGGATTAGAATTCTTGTTTGTATGATATAATAATTAGAATTCATGTTTGTATAGTATAAATAGTATAACTCCTGGCCTAATGGCAAGAGCATTTGTATTCGGGCATAAGAACTTGGGTTGAATCCTTAACATCCCCACCTCTACCCCTAActatcaaaagaaaataataataacttatTAGGTTTCTAATCTTATTGCGTTAAATTGTTGATTTTGTATAAGAATATAAAAGGACAAAAACACCCACATAGTAATGCAACTTTGTACAAAAGCACCttctttagtcatttttatcCAAAATGACAACCAATTAATTCAtaacattaatttaattattaacttaaataatagtattaatatataaaattattattataattctaAATTTAGTCTTAACTCGGTTAGTATTGACATTAAATTTGTGCTACATTATCAATACACCCTCAAGCTTCACTACATTGGGATGATCCAACTTCAGTAATATCATTATTTATTGTGCCATAAATTTCACTCTCCCTGGATCTGATATTTCAAACCGGAACTTCTTCACTTTTGTGCTCCATTATCTGTAGTCCCTCAAGCTTCACTACATTGGGATGATCCAACTTCTGTAATATCATTATTTATTGTGCCATAAATTTCACACTCCCAGGATCTGATATTTCAAACCGGACCTTCTTCAAGTCAACTATCTCTTGTATCATTTTCTTACCATAGAATTGACAATTTTTCAAGTTATACTTGCATCAGCTGCTCGCCTGCTCACAGAATTAAGGGCAATAATATCATCAACCTTCAATAAATTCTTGTTACTTGGATCAAGTGTGGTAAAAAGCAACTCAGATCATATAAAACAACCAACTTGGTCTTGTCCAGTTTAGATTATTCAACACTCTAGCTAGCCAAGCTAGCAGAGAATGAGAGCATCAAAGATTTTAgtgaatctttttttttttttctttctttctttctttccagCACTTCCTTTGCTGACAAAATTGTTTGCAACACATGCATCGATGATGTCATGTGTTTTATGATATCATCAATGAACCATTTAGGCCATCCGTCAACCATAAGCATCGTTTGAATTTTGCTTTGTGAGTGAAATAAGAAGAATCTCCTTTCTTGTTGTTCTTTGTCGGGTTCATTCTTTGTTGTCTTGCTTTTTCCAGTGAGACAGGGAAATAATAGTGAAACTAGAAACCCTGATCATTGAATTGTGCTTGTCATTGCTGTACAAATAGCTGAAACTTGAGAGTGCAATCCCCTTAATACTTCCATGGGAAAAACTGAAGAGTTAAGATTGGAATATTCGAACCACTAGCACTTTTGCCATTTTAGAATTTAGAAGCTGCAGTGCAAGATAACGTGTGACAAACAGAACTTAAGAGGGGCTTCATCATagaatatagaaaaataaaaactgTCCAATAGGATGTTGCCAAGTCATGATACTGAGCCCACAGGAAGGGTGTTAGCTATCTGAGTTGGCTAACTTGTCTCATCTGTCAGAGAGCAATTGGGAAGGGAGGATCCTCCTTCCTCACACCTTCTAAACTGCTGCTGCGACCCTTAACCCTGAGCAACAGGACCTAAACCTGAATCTATCATATTTGGTAGACATTGATATGTAAGGATTCAATCAACCCTACATTTTTATCTTATAATCTCCTACATCCTACAACTTCAACTATGGATCATGATATTTAGCTGTTCAACAAACTTTGTGAGCTTTTGAAATAGTTCTACAACTGTGTGATCTTTTTTGCCTGTTGGAAGCAAGCACCCCGAGGCATTgattcaaaattttcacaatagATTTTTAAATTTGCCAACTTGTTGCATGACATTGCTATTTTTGGCCTTCTATGACGGACCATTGATTATGATGCTATGCTGCAAATTTTTTTTTTCGCCTTTTCCTCTAATCATATGGATTTTATTTTTTCTGTAAAATAAGTTATTTAAGAAACATTTTTTACGTCTATTTGATGTGTAATTTATGTCTATTGTGAAGTTTACCATTCATTATGGTAACTTGTACCTATTTCCTCTGGTGCTACTCAGCCCTTTTTTTCCCACTGAGTTGAAActtgtttattatatatatatattaacgtaTCCTGCCACAACACTAGCAGGCAATTTCTCCAACTTGAACTCACGATAGCTGTGAACATCCTTGGCCAATGAACCAAACACTCGGGTTCAGTCCAAAACTTTCTTTAACCTATCGAATTAACTAGTTTCTCCTAGCCTTTTTACATTTTATCATAAGAAGCTATTCAAAATGTTATAAAAACTTAATTACTTCATAATCAAATTAATGCCACAATCAGAGGGCTCACTAACTGATTTAATGTGGTGTAAACGCGATGAAATGTGCTCATTCCTGTACCAATTCATAACTAAAATTACAAGCAAGGTGGCTAATATTCAGCAGAAAAAAGCTACAAACATAAAAATGAAGAACTTGATGACTTGAAATCCAAGCAAATTGTTGAGATACAGCTTGTTATAATTGATTGGTGAAGCAGCAAGAATGGCAAACAACTTGCTCAACAAGTTGCAGACAAAACATTGGATATAACTTACAGAAATCATAAAGTATGAATAGCAGCAGCATTGTGGTATACAAGAAAAAGAGTCATTCCAAATCTATTATCCCGAAATTCGAGAGCATGATCTTTACTTGATCGACAAAATCCGAGCCTGTTGCATACTCGGTTAACATCCCAACAGCAAAACCAAACATTGCCCATCTGCAACACCAACATCCCCAAAATCAATTACAAACAGTAAGTATTTTTATGTCATTACAAGCAGCCAGGATAAGGGttttagaacaagttaaatgCAATGACAAACTAAACAGAATAATGCTTAAAAATGTGAAAAGAAAGTTCAAGTTTTAGAGTGTGTCTGTGTTGGCatgtacatacatacatataatatatatatcttcttccaaggaagATATTTGATTGCTTCAATCAAAATCCGTTATTAGTGGAGACTTCTGTTCTATGAACTATTCTCTCAATATCAAGCAATGTGCTCATAACTCATATGCTATGGCTATGGCTATTCTCCTAAAGTTATCAAACAGATTTATAAGGTTTTGAAATCAAATTTCAAGAATATGGTTGATAAAATCCATATCCACACACCCCAAATCTCAAAACATCCATAAGATGGCAAATATCATATCCGCACCAAAGTAATTGTTGTTCACTCAGTTCTTAATTAAGACAAAGCAAAATTAAGGGTAAAAATAAAAGGCATAAATAATAATTCCATTTACCTTCCATTAGCAATCTCATTCTTCCCAAGGAACCCAAAGAAAGGCCCTTGACTAGATTCCTCAAGCTTCTTCTGCTTAAAGTATTCTTGCAGCTCCTTTGCCTTTTGTCTCTGAAACTCCAAAGTGATCACATTCTGGTCCCCAACAGCTGCCGCTGAACGCGGCGGAGACGGAggggaagaagaagaaggaggtgTCGGTTCTGGCGGAGGAGAAGCGGAGGGAGAAGAAGGTGGGACGGGTTTCAAAGGAGGTGGTGGAGAAGGTGCCACAGGTCTTCTCAAAGGACCCTCAGTTTGAGAACTCCTTATCGTCACAATATAAGGCTTGGGTGGTACAGACAATCTACAACTGGTCGAAGATGAGGCTGACGAGGAACATGGAGGTGAAGCAGAAGAAGGGTTTGGGATTTTCAGACATGAAATTGAGGTTGCCATAGACATTAGTATTAGGTGGTTGTTTTTTCTTTGGTTTATCTAAACTCTGGGGATTTTTGTGTGTACTTTTTATGATCTTACAGGGTTACGATTTGTGTCAGAACTTAGAAGTGGGGTGTGTGGATAAGGCATCGCCAAGTTTCAACGGACAGATGGCTTTGAATGTATGTGTACCTGTCCATTTCGACATGAGACCATTACAtagaataaaattattattatttattattattataaatacatgagataaaatagtatgaaataaataatataaaatataaatatgtttaACGCATATTCTTAAAATGAGCACACAATTTCCATGAAAATAACAAATATTTGATACATAGGtattatatatactttttattttataagttgTATTAAAaattatcatgtatatatttttaaaatatttatttttaatattttattgaacTCTATAAGAAACTTGTTAATCTTTAAactttaattgtgaaataaaaaatTACATGATAGTAta is part of the Gossypium arboreum isolate Shixiya-1 chromosome 5, ASM2569848v2, whole genome shotgun sequence genome and harbors:
- the LOC108451904 gene encoding light-harvesting complex-like protein OHP2, chloroplastic, translating into MSMATSISCLKIPNPSSASPPCSSSASSSTSCRLSVPPKPYIVTIRSSQTEGPLRRPVAPSPPPPLKPVPPSSPSASPPPEPTPPSSSSPPSPPRSAAAVGDQNVITLEFQRQKAKELQEYFKQKKLEESSQGPFFGFLGKNEIANGRWAMFGFAVGMLTEYATGSDFVDQVKIMLSNFGIIDLE